The following coding sequences are from one Paenibacillus stellifer window:
- a CDS encoding LacI family DNA-binding transcriptional regulator: MRSEDIAKLAGVSRSTVSRVINNYPNVPEETRIKVLKVIEQHQYEPNSFARALAGKKTDTIGLFAISMNEKENATRIYQNSYFAPFIDAVVDISNSRGCYVLIHTVYAPGDFLKVKQAFLQKRIDGGIIVGTQKDIDIVKEMVSLEAPLVLIDYDISEIMAEHLDKNHLAIVNSKDYEGTTEAIEYLIALGHRDIGIIQGSMSTYSGRERFAAYSDTLGRHGLAVNERFILPGEFLKERAYAEVVKLLDSGEPLPTAIFSSNDDMAISAIEALAERGISVPEQMSVIGFDDVQLAARIHPKLTSVRLPIFEMSKAAVDKVMELCDSRQPTFSTFSFPARLIERDSCARPFVDRTQDDELA, encoded by the coding sequence ATGCGCAGCGAAGATATTGCCAAACTGGCGGGAGTCTCACGCAGCACGGTATCCCGCGTCATCAACAACTATCCGAATGTCCCTGAAGAGACACGGATCAAGGTTCTGAAGGTAATCGAGCAGCATCAGTACGAGCCGAACAGCTTCGCCCGCGCGCTTGCCGGCAAGAAGACCGACACCATCGGCCTGTTCGCCATCAGCATGAACGAGAAGGAGAACGCGACGCGGATTTATCAGAACAGCTATTTCGCGCCCTTTATCGACGCGGTAGTCGATATCTCCAACTCGCGGGGATGCTATGTGCTGATCCATACCGTGTATGCGCCAGGCGACTTTCTCAAGGTCAAGCAGGCGTTTCTCCAGAAGCGTATCGACGGCGGCATTATCGTCGGAACGCAGAAGGACATCGATATCGTCAAGGAAATGGTCTCGCTTGAGGCGCCGCTCGTCCTGATCGATTATGATATCTCGGAGATTATGGCGGAGCATCTTGACAAGAATCATCTGGCCATCGTCAACTCCAAGGATTATGAGGGCACCACGGAAGCGATCGAGTATTTGATCGCTCTCGGCCACCGGGATATCGGCATTATTCAGGGCAGCATGAGCACCTACTCCGGACGGGAGCGGTTCGCGGCCTACAGCGATACGCTGGGCAGGCACGGCCTCGCCGTGAACGAGCGGTTCATTCTTCCCGGCGAATTCCTGAAGGAAAGGGCTTACGCGGAGGTCGTCAAGCTGCTGGATTCGGGCGAACCGCTGCCGACGGCGATCTTCAGCAGCAACGATGATATGGCGATCTCAGCCATTGAAGCGCTTGCCGAGCGCGGCATCTCCGTGCCCGAGCAAATGTCCGTCATCGGCTTCGACGACGTCCAGCTCGCCGCCCGCATTCACCCGAAGCTCACCTCCGTCCGCCTGCCGATCTTTGAAATGTCCAAGGCGGCGGTAGACAAGGTAATGGAGCTGTGCGATTCCCGGCAGCCAACCTTCAGCACCTTCAGCTTCCCGGCGCGTCTGATCGAGCGGGATTCCTGCGCCCGCCCCTTCGTGGACCGCACGCAGGATGACGAACTGGCTTAA
- a CDS encoding GNAT family N-acetyltransferase has translation MDIRVLEGAERAEAAREAGSVMVSRGQLHVLEHLPGYYAADEDGNTVGEVFYHIENRECEVVSLESRRENRGAGTELIGAVVRRARDEGCTRVWLITSNDNTRAIRFYQKRGLDLKAVHRDAITEARKLKPSIPLIGMDGIPIRHELEFELTL, from the coding sequence ATGGACATTCGAGTTCTGGAAGGGGCCGAACGGGCGGAGGCAGCCCGGGAAGCCGGGTCTGTCATGGTGTCCCGGGGACAACTGCATGTTCTGGAGCATCTGCCGGGTTACTATGCGGCCGACGAGGATGGAAACACGGTGGGAGAAGTCTTTTACCATATTGAGAACAGGGAGTGCGAAGTTGTGTCGCTGGAGAGCCGGCGGGAGAACAGGGGAGCAGGCACGGAACTGATCGGCGCCGTAGTAAGGCGGGCAAGGGATGAAGGCTGCACCCGAGTGTGGCTGATCACCTCGAACGACAATACGAGGGCTATCCGGTTCTATCAGAAGAGAGGGCTTGATCTGAAGGCGGTTCACCGGGACGCTATAACGGAAGCCCGAAAGCTGAAGCCGTCCATTCCCCTTATCGGCATGGATGGTATCCCCATCCGCCATGAGCTTGAATTTGAGCTGACACTGTAG
- a CDS encoding DUF898 family protein, producing MLGTGINVNVNVPGQNGASYFDGGLLEYIGWALVGWLVTVCTIGICYPWAVVVLYRWKIEHTVINGQRLRFDGTAMQLFGNWIKWWLLCIITLGIYSFWLSIKLEQWRVKHTYF from the coding sequence ATGTTGGGGACTGGAATCAATGTGAATGTTAATGTGCCAGGGCAAAATGGAGCCTCCTATTTCGACGGAGGACTGCTGGAGTATATCGGCTGGGCTCTTGTCGGATGGCTCGTAACGGTCTGCACGATCGGAATCTGTTATCCTTGGGCGGTTGTTGTGCTGTACCGCTGGAAAATCGAGCACACCGTAATCAATGGACAGCGGCTCCGCTTCGACGGAACGGCCATGCAGTTGTTCGGCAACTGGATCAAATGGTGGCTGCTGTGCATCATTACCCTCGGCATTTACTCGTTCTGGCTCTCGATTAAGCTGGAACAGTGGAGAGTCAAGCATACATACTTCTAA
- a CDS encoding sugar porter family MFS transporter, which yields MAIVINKETPQSKALQNDKPNMLFVTLVSIVAALGGILFGFDIAVVSGAVGLLQQRFALSEFQVGWAVSSLIVGSVTGAALSGYISERFGRKKVLLVAAFLFIVGSIGSAVQDTFTGYIIARMIGGIGIGITSTICPVYNAEIAPAKYRGRLVALNQLAIVTGIFLVYFLNLWIVGMGDDAWDVSTAWRWMFGIGAVPGLLFMVLMLFIPESPRWLIKRNRPYEALPILIKIHGEEAAKQEVLDIKESFKSESDSFKQLFKPGIRKALFIGVALAVMQHITGINAILYYAPEIFKGMGLGTDASLTQTIWIGLINVLFTILSVWLIDKVGRKALLLTGTSLMTLCLAVIGIAFQMDLTSGPLVLIVILVYVASFAISLGPVVWVMLSEIFPNRIRGKAVAIASMALWAGDYLVSQLFPPLLGSAGPAHTFWIFGIASLLSFLFVWRAVPETKGRSLEEMEKMWMAK from the coding sequence ATGGCTATTGTCATCAATAAAGAGACGCCTCAATCGAAAGCGCTTCAGAACGATAAACCCAATATGCTCTTTGTTACATTGGTATCTATCGTTGCGGCGCTTGGAGGCATCTTGTTCGGTTTTGATATTGCAGTCGTCTCAGGAGCGGTCGGTCTGCTGCAGCAGCGTTTTGCCCTCAGCGAATTTCAAGTGGGTTGGGCAGTATCCAGCTTAATCGTAGGGAGCGTCACAGGTGCTGCGCTCTCCGGTTATATAAGTGAAAGGTTCGGGAGAAAAAAGGTGCTGCTCGTTGCCGCCTTCCTGTTCATTGTCGGTTCAATCGGCTCTGCAGTGCAGGACACTTTTACCGGATACATTATCGCCCGCATGATTGGCGGCATCGGCATCGGCATTACCTCGACGATCTGCCCTGTGTATAATGCGGAAATCGCGCCGGCTAAATATCGGGGACGCCTGGTTGCCCTGAACCAGTTGGCTATTGTTACAGGGATTTTCCTGGTGTACTTCTTGAACCTATGGATTGTCGGCATGGGTGACGACGCTTGGGACGTATCCACCGCGTGGCGCTGGATGTTCGGTATCGGGGCCGTTCCGGGACTGCTGTTCATGGTCCTGATGCTGTTCATTCCCGAAAGCCCGAGATGGCTCATCAAGCGGAACCGGCCGTATGAAGCGCTGCCAATTCTGATTAAGATTCATGGAGAAGAAGCTGCCAAGCAGGAAGTTCTCGATATCAAGGAATCTTTCAAGAGCGAGAGCGATTCGTTCAAGCAATTGTTCAAACCCGGCATTCGGAAAGCCCTCTTCATCGGTGTCGCACTTGCTGTCATGCAGCATATTACCGGTATCAACGCCATTCTGTATTATGCGCCAGAAATATTTAAAGGCATGGGACTCGGTACAGATGCCTCTCTCACACAGACCATCTGGATCGGACTAATCAACGTGCTGTTCACCATTTTATCGGTATGGCTCATTGACAAGGTTGGCCGGAAAGCGCTGCTTCTGACTGGTACTTCCCTGATGACCCTCTGCCTGGCTGTAATCGGAATCGCTTTTCAAATGGACTTGACCTCCGGTCCGCTTGTGCTGATCGTGATTCTCGTTTATGTCGCCTCTTTCGCCATATCGCTCGGGCCGGTCGTATGGGTTATGCTGTCGGAGATTTTTCCGAACCGCATCCGGGGCAAAGCTGTCGCAATCGCTTCAATGGCCCTCTGGGCGGGTGATTATCTTGTATCCCAGTTGTTTCCGCCATTGCTGGGTTCGGCCGGTCCAGCCCATACCTTCTGGATTTTCGGAATCGCCTCTCTGCTCTCTTTTCTGTTCGTATGGCGGGCCGTTCCCGAGACGAAGGGAAGATCGCTTGAAGAAATGGAAAAGATGTGGATGGCGAAATAA
- a CDS encoding AraC family transcriptional regulator — translation MYRLLIADDEPLEREGLELTVERSMPGIFRFIHAGNGRTAIECAEEHRPHIVFLDINMPGIGGLEALRELRERLPDTRFVLVTAYDYFAYAQEALSLGVKEYILKPAKRDQIVGTLKRLISEIEREKQQRTEELELRHKVSQLLPLVENELALILMVDQTADSTASQLSEWLDFPLDQGNAIVVAFDGHLSAQDKKRIYDRYRSFVKIHSPATIVSSLIDHHLAIFARKPLSTRENDWREENKELARQLSELAVQQMEIQAFVGIGSLRKGEDGFRESYFEAVFASTLPEPGSAYCFFDELKRTQHDIGKSKASQEQPYVISALNRIREQREEQTMTVLGRAKKYIEERYTDDLSLEEVADYVHLNPHYFSKIFKQEYGETFIDFVTRLRIGKAISLISEGRLTLKEVSFEAGYKDPNYFSRVFKKITGVSPTEFKVQNQ, via the coding sequence ATGTACAGACTGCTGATCGCGGATGACGAGCCACTGGAAAGAGAAGGCCTGGAATTGACCGTGGAGCGGTCCATGCCGGGCATATTCCGCTTCATCCATGCCGGGAATGGACGTACAGCAATCGAATGCGCAGAAGAGCATCGTCCTCATATTGTGTTTCTGGACATCAATATGCCCGGAATCGGCGGACTTGAAGCGCTGCGTGAGCTGCGGGAGCGGCTGCCGGACACCCGGTTCGTGCTTGTGACAGCGTACGATTATTTTGCCTATGCCCAGGAGGCACTCTCTTTGGGGGTAAAAGAATATATCCTGAAGCCCGCGAAGCGCGATCAAATTGTCGGAACGCTGAAAAGGTTGATCTCGGAGATCGAGCGCGAGAAGCAGCAGCGCACAGAGGAATTGGAGCTTCGCCACAAAGTATCCCAACTGCTGCCTCTCGTTGAAAATGAGCTGGCGCTCATCCTGATGGTTGATCAGACGGCGGACTCCACCGCCTCCCAGTTATCGGAGTGGCTGGATTTCCCGCTAGATCAGGGGAATGCGATTGTAGTCGCCTTCGATGGACATCTCTCCGCGCAGGATAAGAAGAGAATTTATGATCGTTACCGCAGCTTTGTCAAAATCCATAGTCCTGCCACTATTGTAAGCTCCTTGATCGACCACCATCTCGCCATTTTTGCAAGGAAGCCTCTATCCACCCGCGAGAATGACTGGCGGGAAGAGAACAAGGAGCTTGCCCGGCAGCTCTCCGAGCTTGCTGTCCAGCAGATGGAGATTCAGGCTTTCGTCGGAATCGGTTCTCTGAGAAAGGGGGAAGACGGATTTCGCGAATCGTATTTCGAAGCGGTGTTTGCCTCAACTCTGCCGGAGCCCGGCAGCGCCTATTGTTTCTTTGACGAGTTGAAGCGAACACAGCACGACATTGGAAAATCAAAGGCCAGCCAGGAGCAGCCTTACGTCATTTCGGCTCTTAACCGGATTCGCGAGCAGCGCGAGGAACAGACGATGACTGTGCTGGGCAGAGCCAAAAAGTATATCGAAGAGCGTTACACGGATGATCTTTCGCTGGAGGAGGTCGCTGATTATGTCCATTTGAATCCCCATTACTTCAGCAAAATATTCAAGCAGGAATACGGGGAAACGTTCATTGATTTCGTAACCCGTCTGAGGATCGGCAAGGCGATCTCGCTAATAAGCGAAGGTCGTTTGACCCTGAAGGAGGTCAGCTTCGAAGCGGGTTACAAAGACCCAAATTATTTCAGCCGGGTCTTCAAAAAAATCACCGGTGTCTCGCCCACCGAGTTCAAGGTTCAGAACCAATAG
- a CDS encoding sensor histidine kinase yields the protein MTIRAKLLIFIPLLVVFANTVAFFVFQSGKVVQRSYDEMLGRILLIEQNTESADTNLKLLYAFLLDPRTDQAEMNSAGAQLERLSGEIRQEGNQRDASFTLEDYVNLTATFLEQKQAAIQASASEQPQIAFNHYVEAENTAGYIREEGQRLVDAELAFYRPIINNIREENERMNRLGAALFGMNALMGLLFAVWASRSITGPVGRLVRLANQIATGNLDIALQPRRDDELGILSSAIYQMSSDLSVLIERDKKSLEMQRLVKELELQALQSQINPHFLFNTLNVLSRLALLEGADKTSDLIISMSNLLRYSLQRLDTPVTLQEEITHIKEYAAIQQARFRERIRFELDADPAVLQVEIPALTLQPLVENAYHHGVSNMESGAVISLKVLKAEAGVLIEISDNGTGIPEETLQAIMRLEASSDSGKSTGLGTRNVLKRLQLFYGEDDLVQIRSGLGQGTTITIRIPAKKGDEQIHVQTADRG from the coding sequence ATGACAATACGGGCCAAGCTGTTGATCTTTATCCCTCTTCTTGTCGTGTTCGCCAATACCGTTGCTTTCTTCGTATTCCAGAGCGGAAAGGTTGTACAGCGAAGCTACGATGAAATGCTGGGACGGATTCTTCTGATTGAGCAGAATACTGAATCCGCAGACACCAATTTAAAGCTCCTCTATGCCTTTCTGCTTGATCCGAGAACAGACCAGGCCGAGATGAATTCGGCGGGCGCACAACTGGAGCGGCTGAGCGGCGAAATCCGTCAGGAAGGCAATCAGAGAGATGCTTCCTTCACACTGGAGGATTACGTTAATCTGACAGCTACTTTTCTTGAACAGAAGCAGGCTGCTATTCAGGCGTCCGCTTCCGAACAGCCTCAGATCGCCTTTAATCATTATGTGGAAGCCGAGAATACAGCCGGTTATATCCGGGAGGAAGGGCAGCGGCTGGTTGATGCGGAGCTGGCTTTTTACCGTCCGATCATCAATAATATCCGGGAGGAGAACGAGCGGATGAACCGGCTCGGCGCGGCGTTGTTCGGAATGAACGCGCTGATGGGCCTGCTGTTTGCGGTCTGGGCTTCGCGCAGTATAACGGGACCTGTCGGCAGACTGGTACGTCTGGCCAATCAAATCGCGACCGGCAATCTGGACATCGCTCTCCAGCCAAGAAGAGACGACGAGCTCGGCATCCTGTCAAGCGCAATTTACCAAATGTCGTCAGACCTCAGCGTGCTCATTGAACGTGATAAAAAGAGTCTGGAAATGCAGCGTCTTGTGAAAGAGCTGGAGCTTCAGGCCCTCCAGAGCCAGATTAACCCTCATTTTTTATTCAACACCCTGAATGTTCTCTCCAGATTGGCACTGCTGGAAGGGGCCGACAAGACGAGCGATTTGATCATCTCCATGTCGAATTTGCTAAGATACAGCCTGCAGAGACTGGACACTCCGGTTACGCTGCAGGAAGAAATCACCCATATCAAGGAATACGCCGCCATTCAGCAGGCGCGCTTTCGGGAACGCATCCGTTTTGAACTCGACGCTGATCCAGCCGTGCTTCAAGTGGAAATTCCGGCGCTGACGCTTCAGCCTCTTGTCGAGAACGCTTACCACCACGGAGTTTCCAATATGGAGAGCGGTGCCGTCATCAGTCTGAAGGTGTTGAAAGCAGAAGCCGGGGTACTGATCGAGATTTCGGACAACGGGACCGGAATACCGGAGGAGACCCTGCAGGCTATTATGCGGCTTGAAGCAAGCAGCGATAGCGGCAAGTCCACCGGGCTTGGCACACGCAATGTTCTGAAGCGGCTTCAGCTGTTCTACGGGGAGGATGACCTGGTCCAAATCCGCAGCGGGCTTGGCCAAGGAACAACCATAACCATTAGAATTCCTGCCAAAAAAGGAGATGAACAGATACATGTACAGACTGCTGATCGCGGATGA
- a CDS encoding substrate-binding domain-containing protein translates to MSNRKWPFAVIPLFLLFAWLLVRFTLSFLHIHQLVGPLEAVEPIDGSLGKKIVLISQERGNYFWQAIGQGAREAADKYGLRLDYTGPDRINPSEQIKLLDKAISAKADAIVIQGINNPEYRALIDKAASLGIPVVTVDTDEPGSKRLAYVGTDNEGAGRQMGELVAHAAGGQGDIGVLISSEQVENQRLRLAGFRSVIGHYPGLHIVEIRSSNISRLQAVQQAQTILNQSPGIRFMVGFSALDGPGILEAAQRVGTSGLHIFAFDDMEETVAAIRQSEIESAIVQQPVEMGAQAIERLHDYFSGSTPPSMTYTRTYIIGKGSTGQNDGGETP, encoded by the coding sequence ATGTCAAACCGTAAATGGCCGTTCGCCGTCATCCCCCTCTTTTTGTTATTCGCCTGGCTGCTTGTCCGGTTCACGCTCTCCTTTCTCCATATTCATCAGCTTGTCGGGCCGCTGGAGGCGGTTGAGCCGATAGACGGTAGTCTCGGTAAAAAGATCGTGCTCATCTCACAGGAACGCGGCAACTATTTCTGGCAGGCTATCGGACAAGGCGCACGCGAAGCCGCCGACAAATATGGCTTGCGTCTCGACTATACCGGACCGGACCGCATCAATCCGTCCGAGCAGATCAAGCTGCTCGATAAGGCAATCTCAGCCAAGGCCGACGCCATCGTGATTCAGGGCATCAACAACCCGGAGTATCGCGCGTTGATTGATAAGGCCGCCAGTCTCGGCATTCCCGTTGTCACGGTCGACACAGACGAGCCCGGCTCCAAGCGGCTGGCCTATGTGGGTACGGACAACGAAGGCGCTGGCCGCCAAATGGGCGAGCTTGTGGCGCATGCCGCCGGAGGGCAAGGCGATATTGGAGTCCTGATCAGCAGTGAGCAGGTCGAGAATCAGCGGCTGAGACTGGCCGGATTCCGTTCTGTCATCGGGCATTATCCAGGACTTCATATCGTGGAGATCCGATCCTCCAACATCTCGCGGCTTCAAGCCGTACAGCAGGCTCAGACCATACTGAATCAAAGTCCGGGTATCCGGTTCATGGTCGGGTTTAGCGCCTTGGACGGTCCGGGTATACTTGAAGCTGCTCAGCGGGTTGGCACAAGCGGCCTGCATATTTTCGCTTTTGACGATATGGAGGAGACGGTGGCAGCGATTCGCCAGTCGGAGATTGAATCGGCCATCGTGCAGCAGCCCGTGGAAATGGGTGCGCAGGCCATTGAGCGGCTGCACGATTACTTCAGCGGAAGCACTCCGCCAAGTATGACCTATACGAGAACCTACATAATCGGCAAAGGGTCAACGGGTCAGAATGACGGAGGCGAAACGCCATGA
- a CDS encoding DUF2642 domain-containing protein, protein MSHMPHPVVVYPVDPYVVEALKCLIGKPVVLETSRGRINGCIIEVKPDHVVLETNGRRFFVRISEIVWFMPI, encoded by the coding sequence ATGTCTCATATGCCCCACCCCGTTGTTGTCTATCCGGTTGATCCTTATGTCGTAGAAGCTCTAAAATGTCTGATCGGTAAACCGGTTGTCCTGGAAACATCTCGTGGGAGGATCAACGGTTGTATTATCGAGGTCAAGCCGGACCATGTTGTACTGGAGACGAATGGCAGACGATTCTTCGTGCGCATCAGCGAGATCGTCTGGTTCATGCCTATATAG
- a CDS encoding antibiotic biosynthesis monooxygenase family protein has product MSEIANTPEPPYYAVIFTSERSDGDNGYGEMAEEMVRLAAAQPGFLGVESAREGVGITVSYWESLEAIHNWKQNERHMIAQQKGMSEWYLRYKTRVCKVERDYGFGRG; this is encoded by the coding sequence ATGAGCGAAATAGCAAATACTCCGGAGCCGCCTTATTACGCTGTCATTTTTACGTCGGAGCGAAGCGATGGAGATAACGGATATGGCGAAATGGCAGAGGAAATGGTTAGGCTTGCGGCGGCCCAACCCGGGTTTCTAGGTGTGGAAAGCGCCAGGGAAGGCGTGGGAATTACCGTATCCTACTGGGAATCGCTCGAAGCGATACATAATTGGAAGCAGAACGAACGGCATATGATAGCTCAGCAAAAAGGCATGTCCGAATGGTATCTCCGATACAAGACGAGGGTATGCAAGGTTGAGCGGGATTATGGGTTTGGGCGGGGCTAG
- a CDS encoding transposase, producing the protein MRVQKNADGHEVNQHIGVSRGGKTTKLHTVVDGLGNPLAFLLTGGQVHDSVPAIELLQEPDITGSHILGNKAYGSEAIRNWITTKQATYTIPPKANSQHPWKVDWYRYKEHLLVECFFK; encoded by the coding sequence GTGCGGGTGCAAAAAAACGCAGATGGACACGAAGTAAATCAACACATCGGCGTCAGTCGTGGCGGCAAGACAACCAAACTTCATACGGTAGTCGATGGATTAGGAAACCCTCTGGCTTTTCTTCTGACGGGTGGCCAAGTTCATGATTCCGTTCCAGCGATCGAATTGCTCCAGGAACCGGATATTACAGGAAGCCATATTCTTGGCAATAAAGCCTATGGCTCAGAAGCCATTCGGAACTGGATTACGACTAAACAGGCCACTTACACCATTCCGCCTAAAGCGAATAGTCAGCATCCATGGAAAGTCGATTGGTATCGGTATAAAGAACACCTCTTGGTTGAGTGCTTTTTCAAATAA
- a CDS encoding type III PLP-dependent enzyme: MLNTLYVQNYSVKDELYRDICSWVSRSARGAVLLYDLNKVGALYEALTVMLPGVRNLFAVKSAPCPELLTFLDSLGCGFEIAGEGELALLQRLGIGTSACLFTNPINSPELIERCIRSGVKTFVADNLFELHKYEPYRGQCELVIRIAIRNHATRMDLSKKFGCAPEEASALLEAAGSRGLTVKGLSFHVGSNVTSSEKYVYALNVCHELIREQRHHDLRLLDIGGGFPIFTDESPEDMTEFFAPVREALARFEGMDIVSEPGRFLSGPGGILAVRVMGKNVKNGKRWYYLNEGVYGAFSGKVFDYASYPVSVFGSGEERIYESVLAGPTCDSFDIIEEDILLPELEIGDVLLVHNIGAYSCASMTGFNGVEPCTVRASDDPDNPVIRHSRKDTPIMRRIYSEQLHARRGL; encoded by the coding sequence ATGTTGAACACCTTATACGTTCAGAACTATTCGGTGAAGGACGAGCTGTACCGTGACATTTGCTCATGGGTGAGCCGGAGCGCGCGGGGGGCGGTGCTGCTCTACGATTTGAATAAAGTCGGGGCGCTGTATGAGGCGCTGACTGTTATGCTTCCCGGGGTGAGGAATCTCTTCGCGGTCAAATCGGCGCCTTGTCCCGAGCTGCTGACCTTTCTCGATTCATTGGGCTGCGGGTTCGAGATTGCGGGCGAGGGCGAGTTGGCATTGCTGCAAAGGCTTGGAATCGGCACATCGGCCTGCCTGTTCACGAATCCGATCAATAGCCCGGAGCTTATCGAACGATGCATCCGAAGCGGTGTGAAGACCTTCGTGGCGGACAATCTCTTCGAGCTTCACAAGTATGAGCCGTACCGCGGGCAATGCGAGCTGGTGATCCGGATCGCCATACGCAACCATGCGACCAGGATGGACCTCTCCAAGAAGTTCGGCTGCGCGCCGGAAGAGGCGTCCGCCCTACTGGAAGCTGCCGGAAGCCGCGGCCTTACCGTCAAGGGCCTAAGCTTCCATGTCGGGTCCAATGTGACCTCTTCCGAGAAGTATGTCTATGCGCTGAATGTATGCCATGAGCTGATCCGCGAGCAGCGGCATCACGATCTTCGGTTGCTGGACATCGGGGGCGGATTCCCGATATTTACCGATGAATCGCCGGAGGACATGACGGAGTTCTTCGCTCCCGTCAGGGAAGCGCTGGCCCGGTTCGAAGGGATGGACATCGTATCGGAGCCGGGAAGATTCCTGTCCGGGCCCGGAGGCATTCTCGCAGTGAGGGTAATGGGCAAAAATGTGAAGAACGGCAAGCGGTGGTACTACCTGAATGAAGGGGTGTACGGCGCCTTCTCGGGCAAGGTATTCGATTATGCCAGCTATCCGGTCTCGGTCTTCGGATCGGGGGAGGAACGGATCTATGAAAGCGTGCTGGCGGGCCCCACCTGCGACAGCTTCGACATTATCGAAGAGGATATTTTGTTGCCGGAGCTTGAGATCGGAGATGTGCTGCTGGTTCATAATATCGGAGCCTACTCCTGTGCGTCGATGACCGGATTCAACGGCGTTGAGCCATGCACAGTACGGGCCAGCGATGATCCGGACAACCCTGTCATCAGGCATTCCCGTAAGGATACACCCATTATGAGGAGGATTTACAGTGAGCAACTACATGCACGTAGAGGATTATGA
- a CDS encoding radical SAM/SPASM domain-containing protein, whose product MSNYMHVEDYDDYKYIFVETTANCNLRCTYCYYHKEEKLPEYRIEDLVQSFSRIGKLIVCFLGGEPFKNSRYMEQIMSDETLNRNQMLYASVTNGTQFRNMDPEFLGRFTFHHLSTDGVGEHHDEFRGKGVYDQVIDNIKYLRQYSDAGVVARMTISSPDQILDIPEMSKHFDAVYWQLNNTRTQLSDTFIAKYNENLGTLFQYWKEHLYDMKHFTIAPFIGMCHLILTGGMEKPDLICGAGSKNLNISISGDVYPCPESSHRLSEKERIGTVDNFDFKPYPLKNRCLECDIVKFCGGRCAMTDDDLYCDGVKELYRLSADYIAGLDAQEIEKLKELIDYQKGLAYTAEIIP is encoded by the coding sequence GTGAGCAACTACATGCACGTAGAGGATTATGACGATTACAAGTATATTTTCGTAGAGACCACGGCCAATTGCAACCTGAGATGCACATATTGCTACTATCACAAGGAAGAGAAGCTGCCGGAATATCGGATTGAAGACCTGGTGCAGAGCTTCAGCCGGATCGGCAAGCTCATTGTCTGCTTCCTCGGCGGGGAGCCCTTCAAAAACTCCAGGTACATGGAACAGATTATGAGCGACGAGACGCTGAACCGGAATCAGATGCTCTACGCCAGCGTGACCAATGGCACCCAGTTCCGGAATATGGACCCTGAATTTCTGGGCAGGTTCACCTTCCACCACTTGTCCACCGACGGGGTAGGCGAGCACCACGACGAGTTCAGGGGCAAAGGTGTCTACGATCAAGTTATCGATAATATCAAGTATCTGCGGCAGTATTCCGATGCGGGGGTTGTCGCCAGAATGACTATTTCTTCGCCGGATCAGATTCTGGATATTCCCGAGATGTCCAAGCATTTCGATGCCGTATACTGGCAGCTTAACAATACGCGAACCCAGTTGTCCGATACGTTCATCGCCAAATACAACGAGAACCTCGGAACGCTGTTCCAGTATTGGAAGGAGCATCTATATGACATGAAGCATTTCACCATCGCCCCCTTCATCGGAATGTGCCATCTCATTCTGACCGGCGGCATGGAGAAGCCCGATCTGATCTGCGGCGCGGGCAGCAAGAATCTGAACATCAGCATCAGCGGCGATGTGTACCCTTGTCCGGAGAGCTCGCACCGGCTGTCGGAGAAAGAGAGAATCGGCACGGTCGATAACTTTGATTTCAAACCATATCCGCTCAAGAACCGATGTCTGGAATGCGATATCGTCAAGTTCTGCGGCGGAAGATGCGCGATGACGGACGACGATCTGTATTGCGACGGCGTGAAAGAGCTCTATCGGCTCTCCGCGGACTATATTGCCGGACTGGATGCACAGGAGATCGAGAAATTGAAGGAGCTTATCGACTATCAGAAAGGGCTGGCCTATACGGCGGAGATTATTCCCTGA